A part of Anaerolineae bacterium genomic DNA contains:
- a CDS encoding carbon-nitrogen hydrolase family protein, protein MAPITVALVQMHPRVSEPETNLARMVDYIERIALEQKVDLIVFPELAVTGYECGVRFTEMADRVPGHTVNVISRKASEFSVHVLFGMPLKEKVESIIYNAAVLLGPDGEIIGDYRKVHLRGEERMAFRSGFRYPVFETSLGIIGIMIGWDLAFPEVARSLTLNGAELICVLANWESTAMDEWETYIKARAYENSTFMVAVNRVGEDYTYSFGGKSMAVGPDGQVRTIIDEPIEGYAIATLELDEMRKRREETQLLQWRQPETYRAIVRRY, encoded by the coding sequence ATGGCTCCCATCACAGTAGCCCTTGTCCAGATGCACCCCCGGGTCTCAGAGCCCGAAACCAACCTGGCCAGGATGGTGGACTATATAGAGCGCATAGCTCTGGAGCAGAAAGTTGACCTCATCGTCTTCCCTGAACTGGCTGTAACCGGCTATGAATGTGGGGTTCGCTTCACCGAAATGGCTGACCGGGTCCCGGGGCACACGGTAAATGTGATTTCCCGAAAAGCCTCGGAATTCAGCGTTCATGTCCTTTTCGGAATGCCTCTGAAGGAGAAAGTGGAAAGCATAATATACAATGCTGCAGTGCTCCTGGGGCCCGACGGAGAAATCATAGGGGACTACCGTAAAGTGCACCTTAGAGGCGAGGAGAGGATGGCTTTTCGGTCGGGATTCCGCTATCCCGTCTTTGAAACAAGCCTGGGAATAATAGGGATTATGATTGGCTGGGACCTGGCCTTTCCAGAAGTAGCTCGCTCCCTCACCCTTAACGGAGCAGAACTTATATGCGTCCTGGCTAACTGGGAATCAACGGCTATGGACGAGTGGGAAACTTACATTAAAGCTCGCGCTTATGAGAATTCCACCTTTATGGTAGCCGTAAACAGGGTAGGAGAAGACTACACCTACTCCTTCGGGGGCAAAAGCATGGCAGTGGGCCCCGATGGCCAGGTACGCACGATCATCGATGAGCCGATAGAGGGTTATGCCATCGCCACCTTAGAACTGGATGAGATGCGTAAGAGAAGAGAGGAGACTCAGCTCCTCCAGTGGCGCCAGCCCGAAACTTATAGAGCGATTGTAAGGAGGTATTAG